The genomic region ATTCCCCGTTGAAGAAACACTGATCTACTTAGGGAGTTAATTGGATtaggtttatgttcctttcataatggttaatcttcttatgggtatttgagctccgacttgataatctgatcctgcaaaacagaacaccgttactcgttaagaggggaatgtgggggtttccctcttaaccaggttccggcgtgagaataagcgactgctttgagagtaattaagtgttAAGAGTgggagtagagggaatagaatgtataacctgtggaatgaggtctctatttatagccggagaggtgtaaggggttatgggctgatgggccttgggccggaagcggacaacaaaacggatatgctctttgtctcactggcgtcgaccgcttagtggcttctagatgttcctcggtgctggcgcaccttgattggagccacgtgtcactgctgtcggccttgttgtccttctgtcatcagcagacaagtggagatcgtgggacagttgtctccgtcctctgattggtgccacgtaggcgtccttgtgtacttctcgtcagacgatcgtggcgcacgattgaccagggcctgctggacgctcattggctccttttactgccgcttgtaccttgtgtaccactgtaggtagccgtgCGCTTCCTTACTGTGTGGTTCTTGTTGGACAGCAAACTAACGCGCGCGGGGTTAGTATGCTCATTTGTTCCAACGTTtcatgctaagtgctgatatctgagcCTCTTGAGGGCCGTGCTTCGCGCGGGGTAGATCAGAACGTGGAGTGTGGCGCGCGAGGACCTTATTAATAAGTTTactgaaataaggagtatggtctcacgcgcaacctgagaggaggtttgcgcggctttttgggaccataccccttcacccgTATTAAAAGATATTGGAAAGGAACAAATCCTCAGAAGCAACATTCCTAGATATGAGAGAAAGACATAAGACAAAGAGAAAAcgtaaactaaaaaaaaaattagtttttagTTAAAAGCAACGTTTTAATAAACATAAGTGGTATGAAGCGATTTAGAAAACCGTAAACGCACATAAGGCTGGAGATGGCGACATGGATATATGCCCGAGCAATGGGGTATAAGGTAACCAGTGACTAACAAGTCTAACAGCGAAAATAAATAACTAATAAAGATATGAAATACAAGATGAAAGTTACGGCCCATGAGGCCTTATACGTGAATGGCGCATACGTTTGGAAGCCAAAAGGGCATTACCATATCATCCTGGTAAGATTATTAGATGCAAGCAATGCTCAAGTAATTGTCGGAACTAAGTCCAAGGAGTCAAACCTGAGGAACTGCGTAAGAAAGGTTTCAAGGACGAAACccctttaaggggggtagacttgtaacaccccgaaaacgggtttggtaatcaaaccccgttaatactaaaagacgggtaaagtaccgttagtggtaaaaagtaacccggtaaatattagaatttaaataattaaaactaaTGTTAATTAAAAAGAAGAATAAACACTTTGAGAAACAAAAGTTTATTAGAGGCCcgggttaacgggacttaaaataaaacgggatATATACTCCGAAACTCACTAGgaaactaggaatatcaacctagttagtaAATTGTTTAGTAAAACAATAAGGAGAAACTTGAACTAATGATCCTCTTTAAAACTCCTTGAAACTACAAGGACCAAAAGGGGCCTAGTGTGAAAACATGATTTTAAGTAAAAGACTTAAAACACCGAAACACACACTCATGTGTGTGTTTGGTCGATTATCATCAGGAGCAAAAAGGGGCTCTCACAAAAGCCTTAAAACTCACAAGAATCTAGCAAAATCGAAGATGAATCAAGCTAAAATTTGGGGCTTTTAATAAAATCGTGATCACCAAGCttaggggatcacaaggtatgttgaattttgatGTTTAGTGATATTTTGAATTTTGTGATAAACATGCATGAACGAAATTCTTGTTTGAATGTTGAATGTTATAGTGATATTGGGTTGAATCTATGTctagaaacaaaccctagatgcAAACTTGTAAAATTGTGCCATAAACTAGTGATTAGTCAATTAACCAAGTATGAGCCAAGTGGGTTTTGACTaaatagtgaagatgatgatatgcatgtgcttagaatcatcatatttAATAGTTAGAGCaaaatacttgaacaatttataaGTTCGAGTGAATGCTCATATGTGACTTgaaatgggtttttttttttttttgtatattatgATGAAATTAGTGTTTTTGTTCATATAAATAGGTGTTTGGAATCATGATGTCTACTAATTAATTTGTAGAAGTTGATTATATTAGATGTTCGGATGAATGTCTAATGCTATGATGAAACGGGTTTTTACATATAGATAGAAACCTTTAGTTCTTGCTTAACAAATGAATAATTAACTTTGATAATCAAGAGCTAAGTTAAATTGGTGTTAATAATAGCATGAGCTTAGACTTGAAAAGTAGTTAAAATGGTGGCGTAAGAATAATGCCTATCGGATACTTGACAAAGTGCTTAAATGAATTGTCGAGGTTTATAATATCATCACTTATGTTAATAGGCAGTTTGacctttaaaagtcaaactgaccaaaATGAAATCAAATGGTGAATTTTGATGTAAAACCCGTAAGATGGAATAGTtataattaatgatgactaatctaaccgtcttacgaattacgATGAtcgtttgacgcttgacaagctaggtggaggcttggaaaggaagcgggtcaaacgaagcaagtatGAAGGAAAAgcgtaattcggatgcaaggtaagtatatctTAAGCTAGTCGTATATTTTAGAATGTCCTTTCGTCGTGTTACGAAAAAGACAATTATGATGTAAGCCATAGTAGGCCAAAAAGTTTTAAGAAAAAGAATTATAAGTGAAGTGACCGCACGGTGTAAATCGGAGCGAGTCATATATACGAGGTGGTAATAAATGTCATCACGCTAATATAattggtcatttagaccaaacgggtcaaaaggtgaaattatcaccgttgacaatatcgactaatgggttGTCGAGTTGTATGATTTTAGGGAATAAATAGCACATGGATGTTTACAGCGCTATCATTTAGCAGccactaaggcaaggtatcgaaacgggtcaatatattgacccgagccaggtatgtataataacACAACTCATCATGTAAATATTGGagttctataagagttagacaaggTTAAAATATAGATATTCGGTTACCTTTTAGGGAAGCCGAATAAATTGAGTTATGATTTTTGTGTTTTAGAAGCACATGGGTTTACAAACAAGAACTATAGCTAAAAGGTCGGATTTTGAGTCAAACAAGTATTTAAAGGTTCTTGTAGTAAAAGAAGGATGAAAATTTACCAAACTGCCCTTGTAAGCTAATTCGAAGGAACGACCCTTAAAGGTGGTTCGGAAACGAGTCTTAGGATTAAATAAATGCTTAGAATGAGAATAGGTAGTGAAAGATGTAAATCCTTGGGTTGAAAGACTTTATATGAGTCCTTGTCGTAAAATGATAAttcgaggggtaaaactcggaatatgTAGATCtccacattaaatccaccacaaatatagttgtggtggaagattacttgGTAAGAAATGTGAAAATATAAGGCTAGATACAAATGAAAGCGAATCATGTTTAAAATATACTTAagtacccttaacgggtcaaaataagcatacgagcgataAGGGGTTAAAATATATAAGAAACCCGCAATTAGAACCTAACATGGTAGAAATTATTGAATTGAAGTGGTTCATGTGAAATAatgatcaaacaaatatgtttgtttgataaatgcgtaaacgggtcaaaattttgtaaaaaggtaataagccgaaggtataaaagtctcaaaatttaataagccggatgtcggattttaactccatatgttggagaatcaaattacaaacacgtaggaagaaacggtaggtcaaacggacaagcggattgaaagatacgaaagttttcgtgccACAAACGGCAAAATGAAAGAATCTgatacaggggccaccgtaacttacgttgggcaccgtaagttacggtggggaCTGGAAACGCTACGGCAGTTATCTCCTGCCTTACGGTGGAGTATTTTAAAacaggggctaccgtaaattacggtggttaccgtaatttacggtgacccTGTACAAAATTGTATTTTAATCAAGTTTTGTTTTCCCGGACTCGTTTAGATACGTTTTaaaccccgtatgactaaagcatttcatgtttatgaaatgtaggtactttttggatgccggaagacgatcaaagctcaacgaagaaccgaacacgataaagatacatgcttccgcacattgcctcgtCATAAATTTTAAACGACGAATCTGATCACGTTATGtcgaataacttatgatttgtaaaagttttaataaatccatatttttataatatgtgtagtcttaactacacatctaattgttggtatTTACATGCAAAACTGTTAAATAGAAACTTGGGTGTTACACCGCCCAATCCCAGTGCGTGCAATCAAGACTACCCAACATCCTAGGAAACCCGTGTATCCGTTGATGGGCCTCGTATAAAAGCAGAACGTCGGTAGCGGTTAGCATCCTCAAATATCGTCTCCCGTACAGAAAGATAACACCTAATAAAATAgtgttaataaaaaataataacaatgtaaattaaaaataataacaatgtaaatctaaaaataataacataagaataaaaataataatCTGAAAATTAAAAGAATAATAGtaataacaataaataaaaattacCTTCATAGAAATTTTCAAGAGAATCACGACACATTCTTGACGACATCCTTAAATATTCATCCCACGCATCACTTGTTGTGTCGTACGCTAGTTGCCTAATTGCTGTTGTACACTTTTGTATTCCAGAGAAACCAACTTTGTGACTAGCACTTTCTCTTTGTGTGAAAAAAGGGAATTCGCCCTCAAGATCATTAGAAATTTTAAGGAAGAAATGACGGCTCATACAAAACCTACGCCTAAACTGGACATCATCGTACAGCGGATTTTCACAAAAGTAATCTTGCATTAGACGTTCATGAGCACCTAACCGATCTCGTTCAAGAGCTGGTTGTCTGTTACGCGATGTAGAGGATTGGGCTTCTTCTCGCAAATAATTAATTGTCTCCTGCGTAATTGCGATAATCATATCGTCAAGAACACCATCGGATGTAGAGCTCGACGAATCGGATGACATTCTTAAAAATGATTGGGTAgaatttatgtgttttttttgtGATTGGTGTGTGTTTTAGTTTGTGATTGGTATGTGTGTTTTAGTTTGGGATAGGTTTGTATATgtatttgaattaaaaaaaaagaactttttttaaaaaaatccgaaCGTTGGCCAACGTTCAAATTTGACCAACTTACCTCGATTAACTCAACAAATTTGTCGTTAACCTGCTAGCGAGAGTCCCATGGCGCCCCCGTTTAATTCGATGAGTATGGGTGGTGGCGCCCTGGGGGCGCTATCGTTGGTGAGGTGGCGGGGTGGCGCCCTCCCACACCCTCTGGCCTAACTCAATTTGGGTGGCGctcctgtggttatatcactttcaCCCTATTAGCCCAAAATGGAAACTTTTGTCATATGTGCCCCCAACGTCTCTTTatctaactattttggcccctgcGACTTGCATCATCTTTATCCTAGGTTAATAATTTGTCACATGCTCCTCACATGATGGGCAATTAAGTAATTTCACCTACCTAAATAAATATCCTTTATAAATAAAACCCCTGCCTTACCTAATTCACCTCATCTTCTTCAAGTTTTCCTCCTCAAACCCTAAGTCGACAATTGTGATCTGCAGATGTGGGTTTCACGCTATCATTAACCCAAGAATAACACAGCTAGCAATAATTGGATTCTTGGAGAGTTTTTTAAACATGTCTGCATCAGACTTAAGGTGCAGATGGGTAGTAGAGCTTCTTGATGGCCTGTTTGACTCGTAATTTGACTAGTTAACTCCCCTGGTTACCCCCACTATTCAACGAGCACCGTCACCATAAATATCTTCAGCAACCATCATCTTCTATCTCACCATTAACCATCATACCAACATTACCACAATCACCATCCACTAGCATGCAACCCCCAGGCCGCTCTTCACCATTGGtgccaccatcatcatcataacTGAAGTCCCACATCATAATCCAAAATTCATCATATCCTTACCATTACAACAACCATCACCATCATGCAATTAGCACTGTGAATATCTACGGTCGTAAGAATGTATAAATGAGGGAGGGAAAACAGAGTTTACCTCGTCACTGAGTGCTCGTCGGAGTGAAAGAGTCACCGGCCACCCTTTCTGTTTTCCCCATACTCAACCGAAATCATTACCGTCAGTCATCACCATCAGAAACACCATtcaccttcatcatcttcatctccgACAACCATAAATACCCCTATCTTCTCCATTACTGGAAACCACCTCTGATTCATAGGATATTTATTTAGGTGAATTAGGGTCTGAGAGGGAAAACTTGAAGAAGATGAGGTGAATTAGGTAAGGCAGGGGTTTTATTTATAAAGGATATTTATTTAACGTAGGTGAAATTACTTAATTGCCTATCATGTGAGGAGCATGTGATTAATTATTAACCTGGGTTATGGATGATGTTAGTTGTAGGGGCAAAATAGTTAGATAAAGAGATGTTGGAGGTACAGATAACAAAAGTTTCCATATTCGGGTAATAAGGTAAAAGtcatataaccacaggggccaaaatcgtaatttactctatctTCTATTTCTAACTTGGTCAAGTATTATGAACTAACTCAGCTAAATGATTTCTTTTATATCTTAACGAAATCAGCCGAACATCTATATAACGTTAACCCTTTTGTCTCGAAAATCAATTAGATTAAGAACGACACATCACAAAATGATAAATAAAGAATTAAAGAAGAAGAATTTTGTTCACATTAAATACGTACAAAATCCGGTTTACATAATAGGTCAGATATTTTGAGTTTCATTTTTAGCGGATGTTACAATGAAGGGGTGATGGTCGTGTGTTTTGTTGTGTTGATGGAGGTGGTGGGTGAGATAGatagagtgagagagagagagagagagagagagagttgatggtggtggtgggttgataGTAATTGTAGTAGTGGTAGAGAGAGAgcggtatatatatatatatatatatatatatatatatatatatatatatatatatatatagtgaaagtgtaaaatacaatatcgcttaacgtacaatacgtacgatatagggaaatcgcatgttggttttttgatGGAATTGCATTTTTTTGTAGCAATTTTGCATGTTGgttttttgatgaaatcgcatgttgtttttttgtggcaatttcgcatgttggtttttttttatgaaatcgcatgttgttttttgtagcaatttcgcatgttggtttttcagcataaatcgcatgttcaaaattgaattcgcaccagatcagCCGGCTGAGATGAGCGCgtacatattgtacgataagAGATATTGTATGTTAatctaaccctatatatatatatatatatagggcaaggataaatcgaaaacccccTCTTGTTGAGAAAACCTTGAAAACTCAATATCTACCATTGATTAGAAGAGATGGATGGTTGTGATGTGTTTGGGTATTATCTCTCTTACTTTTTAATATAGTAATCAGTAATAGTACCCATAAGGGTAAAATGGGAATAAAGTGTGACAATTGTTTTCTTGGGAGAATTGAACTGCATATCTTTGTATTATGCAATAGTAGTTTCATTATTATCCCTTTAGCCTAACAAAGCCTATGAAACCTGGCTACAACTTTCAACACCACAAAAAATACAAAACCCATCATTGCACAACTTCAATTTTCTTTTATCAGTTTTTAGTAAAGCAcctgttctctctctctctctcttcatctcATCTTCATCCAAAAAGCTCCTGTAGAAAAACACACCGCGAATCGACGATTATCCTCCTCCAAACCTAAATAACGCTGATAGATTTGCAAACGATCTTCCCGGAGATTTCCATCAACTACAAATTTTCAGGTGCGTCCGCCGTCCTGCTTTCTTTTGAGGgtaaaaatatgttttttcttGACAAATTTACGAGCTTTATTTTCTGTATAATTTGGGGTTTCATCTAGGGTTTTTGGTTGTACTTTATGCGATGTTCATAAACAGTGTTGGAAGGCAGTGTACGTTCCCTGTTTTTTGGTTTGTATGTTGGTGTTGAATaaacaaaaactttttttcatgttttttaaAGTTGTTACAAAAATTGTTCTATTGGGAAGAAAATAATACATTTATGTTTGACAATTCATTTGAAACAAAAAAACagtcatattttttttttgttcttttggtTATTTTATAAGTTGAACTCCTTTTTCACAAACAAAAGCGGGTGTCTAAAAAAAtaggaaataaaataaaaaagaaactaaTTGGTATGTAACATTAAATTGTTAGATggtttgttacatttatgtttgacaatttattttgtaACAGTGTTGGAAGGCAGGGAATCGGACACACCAGCAAAGGAattgaaagaaaagaaaaaaatatttttgtaactTGAGTATTTTGTTTTTTAGGGAACAAGTGTGTTGTATGCGTTGTTAGGTTATATAATAATGTTGCACCTTAACATTTGTGGGGGAAAATTTTTGTAACTTAAGTATTTTGTTCATAAAGTTGTTTTACCATACTTTTTTTAATTTATCGGTGTTTGAGCCACCGGTGCTGGTGCTGATATAACAAATAAATGTAAAAGCATTAGGTGAAAAACTGGATATACACGTTGAATAAAGTTACATTATATGTTACTTTATATGTACCATCTTATTATGGTTACATTCTACAAATGAGTAATAAATATTACATTATATgtaacattttacaaaaaaaaatcaaaaaatgtaAACAATGAGGAAAAAATGTTACTTTATATGTACCATCTTATTAAGCTTACATTCTATAAAATGAGCAATAAGTATTACATTATATTATATgtaacattttacaaaaaaaaagtacaaaaaatAACTGTATAATTTCAAAAAATGTAAACACCCAGTAAACAAGataaaatgtttgtttttttttttaccatttaaAGGATATCCACATACATAAAAGTGTAACacgttttcttttctttctcctccgACACAAAGTGTTATATTACATCACATTGTTACAAAAGTCGTCTTCCTACAAAAAGATGTTACATGTTGGTAcgtacactacaaaaaaaaaaagatgttacatatattatacatatatatgaaGTTACACCACTTGTAAACATACATTTTTTGTATGATTTCAAAAAATGTAAACACCCAGTAAACAAAAAAAATGAGCAATAAGTATTACATTATATGTaactttttacaaaaaaaaagtaCAAAAATTAACGTTACGTTCTCTGTATAATTTCAAAAAATGTAAACACCCAGTAAACAAGAAAAAAATGCTTGTTTTATTACCATTTAAAGGATATCCACATACATAAAAGTGTAACGcgtcttcttttctttctcctccgACACAAAGTGTTATATTACATCACATTGTTACAAAAGTCATCTTCCTACAAAAAGATGTTACATGTTGGTACGTACACTACAAAAAAAGATGTTACATATATTATACGTATATATGAAGTTACACCACGTGTAAACATACATTTTCTATATAATTTCAAAAAATGTAAACacctgatcggagtgtcgcgctacggtgaaagataatatttataagcccgaATTATccttaacaaatagttagtggtagtaaggggtcgaactaCGAAGAGTATGTAGTTTGCGAATCGACTTGAGAGAATTTTAAAGGTGtctcacaattatgaagcttgctaaattatttttatgattttggtTTGTTTATAAAGATGTTGAATTGACCTAACAAGTTTGATTGTAATTTAAAACTTACAAAAGCTTGAACAATTGCATGAAATTATAATTAACGATTTAAAACAAGATAAacaaacaaggttcacaccctgTTCGGTAATTGAAGTCCTAGGGTTTCTACACATTTTAGATTCAATTCAATTGCAAAAACGATTAACGAATTTAGTATTACGAGGAttaggtgccaagagctatcaacgtcGTGAATGACGGAccgcaatgcacttcgttaccaagaacatgtaaactctaacctagacaaggcataattgcacataaacatttcgcaaagtcaaatttaatcttcaTTCGAAAATTCACGAAtacaatacaaatgcaagacaattatcataagtttcaaaatcaaatcaCAACTTCTCATAAATCGAATCTCAAACACAATGTTTAAACCCTAAGAACTTACAAAatcctacaccggggtgaaacctccaagaagtTAGCCGCTCATGATCGAAAGAAATAgatcaccggatgttggaagCTCGAACTtgatcatcttgaagcttgaaaaTGGTTGAAggatgatgattagggtttaaTGATGTGATGGTGATTAGTCGATTGATGGATGGATGAACTTAGGGTTTGAAGATGGAGATGATCATGAATTAGATAATTAGATGGTGGAATGGAATGAGTCGGTTCAAGATTGATGTTCGAATGGATTGGAGATGATAATGGATGGTGAATATGGCTCCAAGAATGTTTTTCAAACTCAAATCATAGTGTAACTCCCGTTTGAATGATGAGAGATGTCTTTTTATTCGTCCAATCAGCCAAAGAACAAAAACATCGCGATTTCATCAACGGCataccgtcgccgacggcctatAGTGGCGTCGGCGACGCCTTGTGTAAACTTGAGTTTCGTCCGACGCTTTATCTGACTGGATACGGAGGTTTTTGTGCTACACGAATCACTAGACGGCGTCGCCGATGGCCCaggagggcgtcggcgacgatACCCTTATTTCCAGCTTTCTGTTTTTCGCGTATCTTGCTCCCGACTGACCCGTTTCGCGTCCCGATGCTCCGTTTTTCATCCCGGTAGTCCgtaaagctccttaaactctgctagacctgcaaaacacaaatctaatcaaaagtaggctattcgaaattaAAAACCACGTAAAAACATTAACGAACACCTGTTTTCGACCACATATCAACACCCAGTAAACAAAAAAATGAGTAATAAGTATTACATTATGTGTaacattttacaagaaaaaagGTACAAAAAATAACGTTACATTTCTATATAATTTCAAAAAAATGTAAACACCCAGTAAACAAGAAAAaatgcttgtttttttttttaccatttaaAGGATATCCACATATATAAAAGTGTAACgcgttttcttttctttctcctctgACACAAAGTGTTATATTACATCACATTGTTACAAATTTTAAACTAAAAAGATTTTACATTGAATGTACATATATAAacgtaaacaaaaaaaaattagaattttGTGTTACAAAAGATTCTCTATAAAATGAAATTTCTATATGCTGTAATTTTTAACTAAAAACTTTGTAACTGTAAATAGCGAGGAGGATCTAAACACATGTATGTATTTGTcaatttatttaatctttttttttaaacgtTCAACTTTTAGAACTAATTTGTGATGTGTCTGTACAGTACTTGAACTAATAAAGTTATGTATTCTTGGATATAAAAATCAACCTACCTACTAAAAAGTGATGTGTTcttgtattaaaaaaaaatcaaactacCTACTAAAAATGTCAAACTACCTACAAAACCTAAAAAGCAAAGATATGGTCACTAGTACAAAAGTGATCAAATGATGCGGGTAAATTGCCTATAAAATGCGGTTTTAGACCCGTATCTTATAGCTTACCATCTTATAGCTATAAGCCAAAAGATGCGGGTCCAAAAAATGCGGTTCTAGACCCGCATCTTTTGACAATTTAAACACAAACTACTTTTTCCCAATATATTCAAAAGATGCGGTTGTAGAACCGCATCTCTTGGCGTTTATTAAAAATTTTCagaatattttattaaaaattccCAATAAATTCCTTTATATAAATAGATTatctaaaaatgaaaataaaatatacaaaaaaaaaaaacaaaattatattAAAACAAATGTAAATTACAAAGGTTTCAAAGTAACATAAAATTACAAAAGTTTTGAAATAACACAAAATACATATCTCTAAAGatgaaattaataaataaacgGTATCTTCTTCCTAAAGCGATGTCTTCATACTTGCAATCCATATCGACATCTTCAATTCATACTTGGAACTTGAACCATAGAAATTACCTAACAAAACATAACGTTACATTAATAAAATAAAGCTTAAAAATTATACGCAAGTGTACATATGTATAAAATGCAATCTTTATATTCAAATATTAAAATACTATAATACATGCATACTTATAAAATATGCATTTCCAAATCCTAGCCTACCTTGGATGCCTATTCGAAATTTATATAAACAACTAAATAAACTACTAAACTTTTCCTAATTTGCTATGTGCTGCTAACATTTAATATGTACAACATAAAAATGTATGTAAATTtctttaataataaaatatagaaCAAAAGAGAGAATAAATTTACTTGGATTAACAAACTCTTTGATGTAAATAAGTTACAATTTTAAAAACTTGAGAATATGAACGCAATTTGGGAATCATACTTGGTTTAATATCTAGATATGGGCACAAGATTTAAGTGGT from Helianthus annuus cultivar XRQ/B chromosome 10, HanXRQr2.0-SUNRISE, whole genome shotgun sequence harbors:
- the LOC110883159 gene encoding uncharacterized protein LOC110883159; its protein translation is MSSDSSSSTSDGVLDDMIIAITQETINYLREEAQSSTSRNRQPALERDRLGAHERLMQDYFCENPLYDDVQFRRRFCMSRHFFLKISNDLEGEFPFFTQRESASHKVGFSGIQKCTTAIRQLAYDTTSDAWDEYLRMSSRMCRDSLENFYEGVIFLYGRRYLRMLTATDVLLLYEAHQRIHGFPRMLGSLDCTHWDWAV